The following coding sequences are from one Gadus macrocephalus chromosome 3, ASM3116895v1 window:
- the LOC132453467 gene encoding calmodulin-regulated spectrin-associated protein 3 isoform X1, which translates to MTHHLLSHPPHRSSHSSHFSTDFFPRFGGACFCLSSAYNRSAMVDASAMKKAFTVSDIKPLDQYDFNRAKICASVRWLLSKSYGSAENVPVELREPFYKDQYEQEHLKPGVSALLLSPELYCRAQALLAQAHGVSLGASQGPPGDNSALLQLLTKKGFAPRDRDIDVTEEDLCHTPIKTKAHLALMDALMSLAAKETVGRVKMAEEAGQMGAGEPWENALLFWVNRLNQTLRESTEEEPPKPQTCTDLQPAEETCPSNRWYWKLVPHSIAFCLKESGNKPPVIRYKKDKVLSKMTPTFPLVSGVKDLSNGCAVAAALHYYCPSKLPLEDVCLKDTMSVADSLYNLQLIKDFCASHLQSCCPLAVEDLLYAPPALHVNMVSFVAELLDWFEIQKPEFVRPSQPLDLSDASGLLDCTSPVSGIGNSSSPSFLFKQPYLPISSPMSPEGKTWGKKQISRPLSAVTFSIPFGLDSDVDVVMGNPVESFLRSSPGGTDSLSRTAGVPALTRVPYSPTEDLSHLVSASLPSSRGPPAYPHPGPPARDLSTIEEALAATLHAAPGSGGARREKERTGADPAVVGGGGGGGGGRKEPRLRPEGAPAGFFLHSPEVGEVSKLSSSAPGRSGMFHRPVGGEPAPGGERRGRGDTRDRPSRAPDTSRDDDSVLRDGSVDSSEASEDLPRNAPGNLRPRGGGSGGAGNPGNSGGSPRMTNFAERRDNRRRQPASEEPSQSTPTTPGTPHAPSTPAAAGAGARGHQDSPDSRGPEPGSEARELGAKLEEKRKSIEAQKRRIEAIFAKHRLRLGKTAFLKLKREQGEGGGGAEDAQDDQLTLEERLTRMEEELKQEELKEKEEKDGGEGAGQAEGNAETPPPPRLEKQVTFAVESRKAPPTEGEKGTEKEKEKEEEEEKEEEEEEKEKEKEKEKVAGRAGGAVLDDYNGVVQKLSEALLSLQKDMQKLTDQQQQLMGKPRTTPAPATPPATPPRTPTKTPVRTTAGKAWVTQPCPVPASPGSPSRRAHGLNSAAAAALKTPLSSSCPAPKTKPPPSSTAPRSPKHHARPAHPPQPRPSELKFPPLARVLTTANHVDRLPHLRRASPSKCQVQTSSSFRIGGPRTPVEPPPPQHEETASETGSSGTPTQFSLELENEDGGVLGDLVCLPGVLRRDRSGTTLGSSSGAPSECSFESETLSLSAAFGAGAGGVEAALAGRSKASLSSPAGPEGGSDEPTDGDHEFSSDSMSDHTEPALEPAGRSETPLVPGGPAELPVGVALTERPAAAEPREEVFTQAEAQRPAAGRTAPRSGIGFVFEEEMHSEGEMAHRRALLLERQQRRVEEVKEKKKRRQWHEKESEENESRPGSSEERHRSPCPTPPPATTSPFPTPPGTPVRWGDFTRGEHNLRHQLKIMADLGKVLQQKPANQGRASSKKTRPRARPRSASRVQPPLSQSLDNGILGSKLTKEYSHSTLNLAAGEPGTSDSEPAKKPPSAPNSPLRCLSSSRPINTSINPKSQTDGDVCPNGTPPATDYTGPKLFKEPSFKSNKFIIHNALSRCCLAGKVNETQKNKIVEEMEKSPANHFLILFRDASCQFRGVYTMIPDTQELVRLTGVGPRTIGSSQVESIYKYSSDRKQFSAIPSKTMGMSVDAFTIPGPLWHGGGAGGATGGSRRASITKKVAVSK; encoded by the exons ATGACCCACCACCTCCTGTCCCACCCTCCTCATCggtcctcccactcctcccatTTTTCTACCGATTTTTTTCCCCGGTTCGGCGGCGCATGCTTCTGCTTATCATCCGCGTACAACCGCTCGGCAATGGTGGATGCAAGCGCGATGAAGAAGGCGTTCACCGTGTCGGATATCAAACCGCTGGACCAGTACGATTTCAACCGAGCCAAGATTTGCGCCAGTGTCCGGTGGCTGCTGTCAAAATCATACGGGTCCGCAG AGAACGTTCCGGTGGAGCTGCGGGAGCCCTTCTACAAGGACCAGTATGAGCAGGAGCACCTGAAGCCCGGGGTGTCGGCGCTGCTCCTCTCCCCGGAGCTGTACTGCCGGGCCCAGGCCCTGCTGGCCCAGGCCCACGGGGTCTCCCTGGGGGCTTCGCAGGGGCCCCCCGGCGACAACTCGGCCCTGCTGCAGCTCCTGACCAAGAAGGGCTTCGCTCCCCGGGACCGGGACATCGACGTCACAGAGGAGGACCTCTGTCACACGCCCATCAAGACG AAGGCGCACCTGGCCCTGATGGATGCGCTGATGTCATTGGCTGCCAAGGAGACGGTGGGGCGGGTGAAGATGGCCGAGGAGGCCGGGCAGATGGGGGCAGGAGAGCCCTGGGAGAACGCTCTGCTCTTCTGGGTCAACAGG TTGAACCAGACGTTGCGAGAGAGCACAGAGGAAGAACCGCCCAAACCTCAAACGTGCACAGATCTCCAGCCTGCTGAGGAAACT TGTCCTTCCAACCGATGGTACTGGAAACTAGTCCCA CATTCTATCGCTTTCTGTTTGAAGGAGTCTGGGAATAAGCCGCCAGTG ATCCGCTATAAGAAAGATAAGGTGCTGTCTAAGATGACTCCCACCTTCCCTCTGGTGTCTGGAGTCAAAGATCTCTCTAATGGATGTGCTGTGGCGGCCGCGTTGCACTACTACTGCCCTAGCAAGCTGCCTTTAGAGg ATGTGTGTCTGAAGGATACCATGTCAGTGGCTGACAGCCTGTACAACCTGCAGCTGATCAAGGACTTCTGCGCCAGCCACCTGCAGAGCTGCTGCCCCCTAGCTGTGGAGGACCTGCTCTACGCCCCGCCGGCACTGCAC GTGAACATGGTGAGTTTCGTGGCAGAGCTCCTGGATTGGTTCGAGATCCAGAAGCCTGAGTTTGTCCGGCCAAGCCAGCCCCTGGACCTCTCAG ATGCATCGGGGCTGTTGGATTGCACCAGTCCTGTCAGCGGCATCGGAAACAG CAGTTCCCCGTCTTTTCTCTTCAAGCAGCCCTACCTGCCCATCTCGTCGCCCATGTCCCCAG AGGGTAAAACATGGGGCAAAAAACAGATCAG CCGCCCCCTGTCGGCCGTGACCTTCAGCATCCCGTTCGGCCTGGACAGCGACGTGGACGTCGTCATGGGCAACCCCGTCGAGTCCTTCCTGCGCTCCTCCCCCGGCGGCACGGACAGCCTGAGCCGCACGGCGGGGGTCCCGGCCCTGACCCGGGTCCCCTACAGCCCCACCGAGGACCTCAGCCACCTGGTCAgcgcctccctcccctcctcccgggGGCCCCCCGCCTACCCCCACCCGGGCCCCCCGGCCAGAGACCTGTCCACCATCGAGGAGGCGCTGGCGGCGACGCTCCACGCCGCCCCGGGGAGCGGGGGggcgaggagggagaaggagaggacggGGGCGGACCCCgcggtagtggggggggggggaggaggaggaggagggcggaagGAGCCCCGCCTGCGTCCAGAGGGGGCGCCGGCGGGCTTCTTCCTCCACTCCCCCGAGGTGGGGGAGGTCTCAAAGCTCAGCAGCTCCGCCCCCGGACGCTCCGGGATGTTCCACCGGCCCGTCGGCGGGGAGCCGGCCCCCGGGGGCGAGAGGCGCGGGCGGGGGGACACGCGGGACAGGCCGAGCCGGGCCCCCGACACGTCCCGGGACGACGACTCGGTCCTGCGCGACGGCAGCGTGGACTCCTCCGAGGCCTCCGAGGACCTCCCGAGGAACGCGCCGGGGAACCTCCGCccccgcggcggcggcagcggcggcgccGGTAACCCCGGCAACAGCGGCGGCAGCCCCCGCATGACGAATTTCGCCGAGCGGCGGGACAACCGACGGAGACAGCCGGCCTCCGAGGAGCCGAGCCAGTCGACCCCGACCACGCCGGGGACCCCGCACGCGCCCTCcacgccggcggcggcgggggccgggGCCCGCGGCCACCAGGACAGCCCGGACTCCAGGGGCCCCGAGCCGGGCTCCGAGGCCCGGGAGCTGGGGGCCAAGCTGGAGGAGAAGCGCAAAAGCATCGAGGCCCAGAAGAGACGCATCGAGGCCATCTTCGCCAAGCACCGCCTGCGTCTGGGGAAGACGGCCTTCCTGAAGCTGAagagggagcagggggaggggggagggggcgcggAGGACGCCCAGGACGACCAGCTCACCCTGGAGGAGCGGCTCACCCgcatggaggaggagctgaagcaggaggagctgaaggagaaggaggagaaggacggaGGGGAGGGAGCGGGGCAGGCTGAGGGGAACGCTGAGACTCCTCCACCGCCGCGGCTGGAGAAGCAGGTCACGTTCGCTGTGGAGAGCCGCAAGGCGCCGCCGAccgagggagagaaggggacggagaaggagaaggagaaggaggaggaggaggagaaggaggaggaggaggaggagaaggagaaggagaaggagaaggagaaggtggCAGGGAGAGCAGGCGGCGCTGTCCTGGACGACTACAACGGCGTGGTGCAGAAGCTGAGCGAGGCGCTGCTGTCGCTGCAGAAGGACATGCAGAAGCTGAccgaccagcagcagcagctcatgGGCAAGCCGAGGACCACGCCCGCGCCCGCGACCCCTCCCGCGACCCCGCCCCGCACCCCGACCAAGACCCCCGTCCGGACCACCGCCGGCAAGGCCTGGGTCACCCAGCCCTGTCCGGTCCCGGCCTCCCCCGGCTCGCCCTCCCGGCGGGCCCACGGCCTGaacagcgccgccgccgccgccctgaagacgcccctgtcctcctcctgccccgccCCGAAGaccaagccccccccctcctccaccgcccCCCGCAGCCCCAAGCACCACGCGCGGCCGGCCCACCCGCCCCAGCCCCGGCCCTCTGAGCTCAAGTTCCCCCCGCTGGCGCGCGTCCTGACCACGGCCAACCACGTGGACAGGCTGCCCCACCTGCGGCGGGCGTCGCCCAGCAAGTGCCAGGtgcagacctcctcctccttccgcaTCGGGGGGCCCCGGACCCCCgtggagccgccgccgccccagCACGAGGAGACGGCCTCGGAGACGGGCTCCAGCGGCACGCCCACCCAGTTCAGCCTGGAGCTGGAGAACGAGGACGGGGGCGTGCTGGGCGACCTGGTGTGCCTGCCGGGGGTCCTGCGACGGGACCGCTCCGGGACCACGCTGGGCAGCAGCTCGGGGGCGCCCTCGGAGTGCTCCTTCGAGAGCGAGACCCTGTCGCTGTCGGCCGCGTTCGGCGCGGGGGCCGGCGGCGTGGAGGCCGCCCTCGCGGGGAGGAGCAAGGCGTCGCTGTCGTCCCCGGCGGGGCCGGAGGGGGGCAGCGACGAGCCCACGGACGGGGACCACGAGTTCTCCTCGGACTCCATGAGCGACCACACGGAGCCCGCCCTGGAGCCCGCGGGGCGCTCGGAGACCCCGTTGGTACCCGGAGGACCCGCGGAGCTCCCGGTGGGTGTGGCCCTCACGGAGCGCCCAGCGGCCGCagaacccagggaggaggtcttcACTCAGGCAGAGGCTCAGCGACCGGCGGCCGGCCGGACCGCACCCAGAAGTGGAATAGGATTCGTCTTTGAG gaggagATGCACAGTGAGGGTGAGATGGCCCACCGGAGGGCTCTCCTGCTGGAGCGACAGCAGAggcgggtggaggaggtgaaggagaagaagaagcggaGGCAATGGCACGAGAAAGAAAGTGAAGAGAATGAAAGCAG ACCCGGTTCATCTGAGGAGCGGCACAGGTCCCCCTGCCCGACCCCTCCCCcggccaccacctcccccttccccaccccccctggtACCCCCGTCCGCTGGGGGGACTTCACGCGGGGGGAGCACAACCTCAGGCACCAGCTCAAGATCATGGCTGACCTGGGCAAGGTGCTCCAGCAGaaaccagccaatcagggacgAGCTAGCAGCAAGAAGACCCGCCCCCGAGCCCGGCCGCGCAGCGCATCCCGGGTGCAACCGCCGCTGTCTCAGAGCCTGGACAACGGCATTCTGG GCTCCAAGTTAACCAAGGAATACTCGCACTCCACCCTCAACCTGGCTGCTGGTGAGCCGGGCACCAGTGACAGTGAGCCTGCCAAGAAACCGCCAAG TGCTCCGAATTCGCCTTTGAGGTGTTTGTCGTCAAGCAGACCGATCAATACATCAATTAATCCAAAGTCACAAACAGACGGCGATGTTTGTCCCAATGGCACACCCCCTGCCACGGATTACACAG GTCCAAAGCTCTTCAAAGAGCCCAGCTTCAAGTCCAACAAGTTTATCATCCACaacgctctctctcgctgctgCCTGGCCGGCAAGGTTAATGAGACCCAGAAGAACAAGATTGTTGAG
- the LOC132453467 gene encoding calmodulin-regulated spectrin-associated protein 3 isoform X3, with protein MTHHLLSHPPHRSSHSSHFSTDFFPRFGGACFCLSSAYNRSAMVDASAMKKAFTVSDIKPLDQYDFNRAKICASVRWLLSKSYGSAENVPVELREPFYKDQYEQEHLKPGVSALLLSPELYCRAQALLAQAHGVSLGASQGPPGDNSALLQLLTKKGFAPRDRDIDVTEEDLCHTPIKTKAHLALMDALMSLAAKETVGRVKMAEEAGQMGAGEPWENALLFWVNRLNQTLRESTEEEPPKPQTCTDLQPAEETIRYKKDKVLSKMTPTFPLVSGVKDLSNGCAVAAALHYYCPSKLPLEDVCLKDTMSVADSLYNLQLIKDFCASHLQSCCPLAVEDLLYAPPALHVNMVSFVAELLDWFEIQKPEFVRPSQPLDLSDASGLLDCTSPVSGIGNSSSPSFLFKQPYLPISSPMSPEGKTWGKKQISRPLSAVTFSIPFGLDSDVDVVMGNPVESFLRSSPGGTDSLSRTAGVPALTRVPYSPTEDLSHLVSASLPSSRGPPAYPHPGPPARDLSTIEEALAATLHAAPGSGGARREKERTGADPAVVGGGGGGGGGRKEPRLRPEGAPAGFFLHSPEVGEVSKLSSSAPGRSGMFHRPVGGEPAPGGERRGRGDTRDRPSRAPDTSRDDDSVLRDGSVDSSEASEDLPRNAPGNLRPRGGGSGGAGNPGNSGGSPRMTNFAERRDNRRRQPASEEPSQSTPTTPGTPHAPSTPAAAGAGARGHQDSPDSRGPEPGSEARELGAKLEEKRKSIEAQKRRIEAIFAKHRLRLGKTAFLKLKREQGEGGGGAEDAQDDQLTLEERLTRMEEELKQEELKEKEEKDGGEGAGQAEGNAETPPPPRLEKQVTFAVESRKAPPTEGEKGTEKEKEKEEEEEKEEEEEEKEKEKEKEKVAGRAGGAVLDDYNGVVQKLSEALLSLQKDMQKLTDQQQQLMGKPRTTPAPATPPATPPRTPTKTPVRTTAGKAWVTQPCPVPASPGSPSRRAHGLNSAAAAALKTPLSSSCPAPKTKPPPSSTAPRSPKHHARPAHPPQPRPSELKFPPLARVLTTANHVDRLPHLRRASPSKCQVQTSSSFRIGGPRTPVEPPPPQHEETASETGSSGTPTQFSLELENEDGGVLGDLVCLPGVLRRDRSGTTLGSSSGAPSECSFESETLSLSAAFGAGAGGVEAALAGRSKASLSSPAGPEGGSDEPTDGDHEFSSDSMSDHTEPALEPAGRSETPLVPGGPAELPVGVALTERPAAAEPREEVFTQAEAQRPAAGRTAPRSGIGFVFEEEMHSEGEMAHRRALLLERQQRRVEEVKEKKKRRQWHEKESEENESRPGSSEERHRSPCPTPPPATTSPFPTPPGTPVRWGDFTRGEHNLRHQLKIMADLGKVLQQKPANQGRASSKKTRPRARPRSASRVQPPLSQSLDNGILGSKLTKEYSHSTLNLAAGEPGTSDSEPAKKPPSAPNSPLRCLSSSRPINTSINPKSQTDGDVCPNGTPPATDYTGPKLFKEPSFKSNKFIIHNALSRCCLAGKVNETQKNKIVEEMEKSPANHFLILFRDASCQFRGVYTMIPDTQELVRLTGVGPRTIGSSQVESIYKYSSDRKQFSAIPSKTMGMSVDAFTIPGPLWHGGGAGGATGGSRRASITKKVAVSK; from the exons ATGACCCACCACCTCCTGTCCCACCCTCCTCATCggtcctcccactcctcccatTTTTCTACCGATTTTTTTCCCCGGTTCGGCGGCGCATGCTTCTGCTTATCATCCGCGTACAACCGCTCGGCAATGGTGGATGCAAGCGCGATGAAGAAGGCGTTCACCGTGTCGGATATCAAACCGCTGGACCAGTACGATTTCAACCGAGCCAAGATTTGCGCCAGTGTCCGGTGGCTGCTGTCAAAATCATACGGGTCCGCAG AGAACGTTCCGGTGGAGCTGCGGGAGCCCTTCTACAAGGACCAGTATGAGCAGGAGCACCTGAAGCCCGGGGTGTCGGCGCTGCTCCTCTCCCCGGAGCTGTACTGCCGGGCCCAGGCCCTGCTGGCCCAGGCCCACGGGGTCTCCCTGGGGGCTTCGCAGGGGCCCCCCGGCGACAACTCGGCCCTGCTGCAGCTCCTGACCAAGAAGGGCTTCGCTCCCCGGGACCGGGACATCGACGTCACAGAGGAGGACCTCTGTCACACGCCCATCAAGACG AAGGCGCACCTGGCCCTGATGGATGCGCTGATGTCATTGGCTGCCAAGGAGACGGTGGGGCGGGTGAAGATGGCCGAGGAGGCCGGGCAGATGGGGGCAGGAGAGCCCTGGGAGAACGCTCTGCTCTTCTGGGTCAACAGG TTGAACCAGACGTTGCGAGAGAGCACAGAGGAAGAACCGCCCAAACCTCAAACGTGCACAGATCTCCAGCCTGCTGAGGAAACT ATCCGCTATAAGAAAGATAAGGTGCTGTCTAAGATGACTCCCACCTTCCCTCTGGTGTCTGGAGTCAAAGATCTCTCTAATGGATGTGCTGTGGCGGCCGCGTTGCACTACTACTGCCCTAGCAAGCTGCCTTTAGAGg ATGTGTGTCTGAAGGATACCATGTCAGTGGCTGACAGCCTGTACAACCTGCAGCTGATCAAGGACTTCTGCGCCAGCCACCTGCAGAGCTGCTGCCCCCTAGCTGTGGAGGACCTGCTCTACGCCCCGCCGGCACTGCAC GTGAACATGGTGAGTTTCGTGGCAGAGCTCCTGGATTGGTTCGAGATCCAGAAGCCTGAGTTTGTCCGGCCAAGCCAGCCCCTGGACCTCTCAG ATGCATCGGGGCTGTTGGATTGCACCAGTCCTGTCAGCGGCATCGGAAACAG CAGTTCCCCGTCTTTTCTCTTCAAGCAGCCCTACCTGCCCATCTCGTCGCCCATGTCCCCAG AGGGTAAAACATGGGGCAAAAAACAGATCAG CCGCCCCCTGTCGGCCGTGACCTTCAGCATCCCGTTCGGCCTGGACAGCGACGTGGACGTCGTCATGGGCAACCCCGTCGAGTCCTTCCTGCGCTCCTCCCCCGGCGGCACGGACAGCCTGAGCCGCACGGCGGGGGTCCCGGCCCTGACCCGGGTCCCCTACAGCCCCACCGAGGACCTCAGCCACCTGGTCAgcgcctccctcccctcctcccgggGGCCCCCCGCCTACCCCCACCCGGGCCCCCCGGCCAGAGACCTGTCCACCATCGAGGAGGCGCTGGCGGCGACGCTCCACGCCGCCCCGGGGAGCGGGGGggcgaggagggagaaggagaggacggGGGCGGACCCCgcggtagtggggggggggggaggaggaggaggagggcggaagGAGCCCCGCCTGCGTCCAGAGGGGGCGCCGGCGGGCTTCTTCCTCCACTCCCCCGAGGTGGGGGAGGTCTCAAAGCTCAGCAGCTCCGCCCCCGGACGCTCCGGGATGTTCCACCGGCCCGTCGGCGGGGAGCCGGCCCCCGGGGGCGAGAGGCGCGGGCGGGGGGACACGCGGGACAGGCCGAGCCGGGCCCCCGACACGTCCCGGGACGACGACTCGGTCCTGCGCGACGGCAGCGTGGACTCCTCCGAGGCCTCCGAGGACCTCCCGAGGAACGCGCCGGGGAACCTCCGCccccgcggcggcggcagcggcggcgccGGTAACCCCGGCAACAGCGGCGGCAGCCCCCGCATGACGAATTTCGCCGAGCGGCGGGACAACCGACGGAGACAGCCGGCCTCCGAGGAGCCGAGCCAGTCGACCCCGACCACGCCGGGGACCCCGCACGCGCCCTCcacgccggcggcggcgggggccgggGCCCGCGGCCACCAGGACAGCCCGGACTCCAGGGGCCCCGAGCCGGGCTCCGAGGCCCGGGAGCTGGGGGCCAAGCTGGAGGAGAAGCGCAAAAGCATCGAGGCCCAGAAGAGACGCATCGAGGCCATCTTCGCCAAGCACCGCCTGCGTCTGGGGAAGACGGCCTTCCTGAAGCTGAagagggagcagggggaggggggagggggcgcggAGGACGCCCAGGACGACCAGCTCACCCTGGAGGAGCGGCTCACCCgcatggaggaggagctgaagcaggaggagctgaaggagaaggaggagaaggacggaGGGGAGGGAGCGGGGCAGGCTGAGGGGAACGCTGAGACTCCTCCACCGCCGCGGCTGGAGAAGCAGGTCACGTTCGCTGTGGAGAGCCGCAAGGCGCCGCCGAccgagggagagaaggggacggagaaggagaaggagaaggaggaggaggaggagaaggaggaggaggaggaggagaaggagaaggagaaggagaaggagaaggtggCAGGGAGAGCAGGCGGCGCTGTCCTGGACGACTACAACGGCGTGGTGCAGAAGCTGAGCGAGGCGCTGCTGTCGCTGCAGAAGGACATGCAGAAGCTGAccgaccagcagcagcagctcatgGGCAAGCCGAGGACCACGCCCGCGCCCGCGACCCCTCCCGCGACCCCGCCCCGCACCCCGACCAAGACCCCCGTCCGGACCACCGCCGGCAAGGCCTGGGTCACCCAGCCCTGTCCGGTCCCGGCCTCCCCCGGCTCGCCCTCCCGGCGGGCCCACGGCCTGaacagcgccgccgccgccgccctgaagacgcccctgtcctcctcctgccccgccCCGAAGaccaagccccccccctcctccaccgcccCCCGCAGCCCCAAGCACCACGCGCGGCCGGCCCACCCGCCCCAGCCCCGGCCCTCTGAGCTCAAGTTCCCCCCGCTGGCGCGCGTCCTGACCACGGCCAACCACGTGGACAGGCTGCCCCACCTGCGGCGGGCGTCGCCCAGCAAGTGCCAGGtgcagacctcctcctccttccgcaTCGGGGGGCCCCGGACCCCCgtggagccgccgccgccccagCACGAGGAGACGGCCTCGGAGACGGGCTCCAGCGGCACGCCCACCCAGTTCAGCCTGGAGCTGGAGAACGAGGACGGGGGCGTGCTGGGCGACCTGGTGTGCCTGCCGGGGGTCCTGCGACGGGACCGCTCCGGGACCACGCTGGGCAGCAGCTCGGGGGCGCCCTCGGAGTGCTCCTTCGAGAGCGAGACCCTGTCGCTGTCGGCCGCGTTCGGCGCGGGGGCCGGCGGCGTGGAGGCCGCCCTCGCGGGGAGGAGCAAGGCGTCGCTGTCGTCCCCGGCGGGGCCGGAGGGGGGCAGCGACGAGCCCACGGACGGGGACCACGAGTTCTCCTCGGACTCCATGAGCGACCACACGGAGCCCGCCCTGGAGCCCGCGGGGCGCTCGGAGACCCCGTTGGTACCCGGAGGACCCGCGGAGCTCCCGGTGGGTGTGGCCCTCACGGAGCGCCCAGCGGCCGCagaacccagggaggaggtcttcACTCAGGCAGAGGCTCAGCGACCGGCGGCCGGCCGGACCGCACCCAGAAGTGGAATAGGATTCGTCTTTGAG gaggagATGCACAGTGAGGGTGAGATGGCCCACCGGAGGGCTCTCCTGCTGGAGCGACAGCAGAggcgggtggaggaggtgaaggagaagaagaagcggaGGCAATGGCACGAGAAAGAAAGTGAAGAGAATGAAAGCAG ACCCGGTTCATCTGAGGAGCGGCACAGGTCCCCCTGCCCGACCCCTCCCCcggccaccacctcccccttccccaccccccctggtACCCCCGTCCGCTGGGGGGACTTCACGCGGGGGGAGCACAACCTCAGGCACCAGCTCAAGATCATGGCTGACCTGGGCAAGGTGCTCCAGCAGaaaccagccaatcagggacgAGCTAGCAGCAAGAAGACCCGCCCCCGAGCCCGGCCGCGCAGCGCATCCCGGGTGCAACCGCCGCTGTCTCAGAGCCTGGACAACGGCATTCTGG GCTCCAAGTTAACCAAGGAATACTCGCACTCCACCCTCAACCTGGCTGCTGGTGAGCCGGGCACCAGTGACAGTGAGCCTGCCAAGAAACCGCCAAG TGCTCCGAATTCGCCTTTGAGGTGTTTGTCGTCAAGCAGACCGATCAATACATCAATTAATCCAAAGTCACAAACAGACGGCGATGTTTGTCCCAATGGCACACCCCCTGCCACGGATTACACAG GTCCAAAGCTCTTCAAAGAGCCCAGCTTCAAGTCCAACAAGTTTATCATCCACaacgctctctctcgctgctgCCTGGCCGGCAAGGTTAATGAGACCCAGAAGAACAAGATTGTTGAG